The following proteins are encoded in a genomic region of Tenacibaculum sp. 190524A05c:
- a CDS encoding LysM peptidoglycan-binding domain-containing protein, which yields MSKIKFWAITCVLAILVSCSQQKRYISYKVKEGESMRDIAERINVKTEDLERLNPDVGDNPAANSTIVIPNPEFKKTIPLIQETDEDKGEVTETDNTQDEPTTEEDKVKTAPDSTQIVRTVYEYKTHIVQPGETVYRLTKTYNISKSELIKLNPEFPKIKDNLLSVGQELKVKVAEKKVIYISREEDLKNHVTHTVKPKETIYSLTRFYNITKEELMNLNPEFPELKDNSLSIGQILRIRPLEEELTTDSSSIYIDTIAVTDPIKVAFLLPFKAREYDTIASEDIFDVRKSSSSARVANMVTDFYLGAEMALDSIKANGINVDVSVFDTGNRGKLVEKILKDDKLDDKDVIIGPFYSNQVEKVAEDVNSPVVFPHFSKSQDDFSSSRIIKSAPDKETHSNFLIQYLNEIYNGETIFIVSDGKEQSNEQLEYLEKEFKKNDSIKNIFTLKPEKGYIKKERFTDNMKPNVHNWVILTSDVKSHIADAINSMVVLPEDVSAQVFTIDKTAAFDGINNNTLARIGFTFVTDNFSDENDSNLQSFVRKYRKRNKDVPTEYAIRGFDLTYDVLIRLASGEDLTDTYKEGVSMRLENKFDFSKKLFGSTSNNGLFIVRYNNDLTLERLK from the coding sequence ATGAGTAAAATAAAATTTTGGGCTATCACATGTGTTTTAGCAATTCTAGTTTCTTGTAGTCAACAGAAAAGATACATCTCTTATAAAGTTAAAGAGGGAGAATCTATGAGAGATATTGCAGAACGAATTAATGTTAAAACTGAAGATTTAGAAAGACTAAATCCAGATGTTGGAGACAATCCTGCAGCTAATAGCACAATCGTAATTCCTAATCCAGAATTTAAAAAGACTATACCTTTAATTCAGGAAACTGATGAAGATAAAGGTGAAGTTACAGAAACTGATAATACACAAGATGAACCAACTACAGAGGAGGATAAAGTGAAAACAGCACCTGATTCTACTCAAATCGTAAGAACAGTGTATGAGTACAAAACTCATATTGTACAACCTGGTGAAACGGTTTATCGATTAACTAAAACTTATAATATATCCAAAAGTGAGTTAATAAAACTGAATCCTGAATTTCCAAAAATTAAGGACAATCTTTTAAGTGTTGGACAAGAACTAAAGGTAAAAGTTGCCGAGAAAAAGGTAATTTATATATCCAGAGAAGAAGACCTTAAAAACCATGTTACTCATACGGTTAAACCAAAAGAAACTATTTATAGTTTAACTCGTTTTTATAATATCACAAAAGAGGAACTAATGAATTTAAATCCTGAGTTCCCAGAGTTAAAAGATAATAGTTTATCTATTGGTCAAATATTAAGAATTCGACCTTTAGAAGAAGAGTTAACAACAGATAGTAGTTCAATTTATATTGATACAATTGCTGTAACAGATCCTATAAAAGTTGCTTTCTTACTTCCATTTAAAGCTCGTGAGTATGATACTATAGCTTCGGAAGATATTTTTGATGTAAGAAAATCTAGTAGCAGTGCGAGAGTTGCAAATATGGTTACTGATTTTTATTTAGGAGCTGAAATGGCTTTAGACTCAATCAAAGCTAATGGTATTAACGTTGATGTTTCGGTTTTCGATACTGGAAACAGAGGTAAATTAGTTGAGAAAATTCTAAAAGACGATAAGCTTGATGATAAGGATGTAATAATAGGTCCATTTTATTCAAATCAAGTTGAAAAAGTCGCAGAAGACGTAAATAGTCCTGTTGTTTTCCCTCACTTTTCAAAAAGTCAGGATGATTTTTCTTCTTCTAGAATAATAAAATCAGCTCCAGATAAAGAAACTCATAGTAATTTCTTAATTCAGTATTTGAATGAAATATACAATGGTGAAACAATTTTTATTGTTAGTGACGGAAAGGAGCAATCGAATGAGCAGTTAGAATATCTGGAAAAGGAGTTTAAGAAAAACGACTCTATTAAAAATATTTTTACTTTAAAACCAGAAAAAGGGTATATAAAGAAAGAACGATTCACAGATAACATGAAACCTAACGTTCATAACTGGGTAATATTAACATCTGACGTAAAGTCTCATATTGCTGATGCTATCAATAGTATGGTTGTCCTTCCCGAAGATGTAAGTGCGCAAGTATTTACCATAGATAAAACGGCAGCTTTTGATGGAATTAACAACAATACCTTAGCTAGAATAGGTTTTACTTTTGTTACAGATAATTTTTCAGATGAAAATGACAGCAACCTCCAAAGTTTCGTCCGAAAATATCGTAAGAGAAATAAGGATGTGCCTACCGAATATGCAATTAGAGGTTTTGATTTAACCTATGATGTATTGATTAGATTGGCTTCTGGTGAAGACTTAACTGATACTTATAAAGAAGGAGTATCAATGCGATTAGAAAACAAATTTGATTTTAGTAAAAAGTTATTTGGATCAACTAGTAATAATGGATTATTTATTGTTCGTTACAATAATGACCTAACTCTTGAGAGATTAAAATAG